Part of the Cyanobacteriota bacterium genome is shown below.
TTACTTCAGTGTCTTAGTTTCCCTACAGTCAAAGGTCTCAAGCTACAGTAGAGCTACAAGGGGTGTGACCCCTAGCACGTAATTGCCTTAGTGAGTATCGGATAAGTGGATAAATCATTGACAAACTGGATACGGCAATGGCGGTCTAAACTGGGTTTCTCAACCCTGCCGATGATAGCAGCTAAGCGCAGTCAAGCAGGTATGTTGACCATTGCTCCAGCAGCATTGGTGGCTAGTCTTTTAGTAACGGGGGTTACTGTTGCCGTGCGAGCATGGGGTGGCTTGCAACCATGGGAACTAGCTGTCTACGATATGTTATCTCGACTCTATTCCCCCAAGAGCTTTGACCCTCGGCTACTGGTTGTAGCTATTACAGAGGCAGATATCCAGGGAGAAAACCGCTGGCCCCTTTCTGACCAAACCTTGGCAAGGGTGATTGCTCGACTACAACACTATCAGCCACGAGTTATTGGCTTAGATCTGCATCGGAATGTTCCCCAACCACCGGGTACCGATGCTCTGCAACAGCAGCTTCAAGCAAAGAATTTGTTCACGATCGAAAAATTAGGCGATCCCAGACAGGATGGTATTCCTGCTCCGCCAGGTTTCCCCAAAGCAAGAGTTGGTTTTAATGACTTCTTACGAGATCCTGACAATGTTGTGCGGCGGAACTTGCTCTACGCTTACCAGGGTGACCAGCAGTTTTACTCTTTATCCCTACGCCTCGCCCTTGCCTACCTCGCTCAGCATGGTCATACGCTGAGTGTGACTCCCAATACGTTGGCGATCGGACAGGTCAACTTTAGGCTGTTAGAAAAGCAGTCAGGTGGCTATCACAACCTAGAGGCTATTGGCTATCAGATTATGATTACGCCTCCCAAAACAATTATCCGTGAAGTGACTGTTACTCAGGTTTTAACTGGAGACGTTAACCCAGCTTGGATAAGGGACAAAATCGTACTCATTGGGTCTACAGCACCTAGTTTGAAGGATCTATTTCAAACGTCCTACAGTAACCGCTCCGATCAGGATGAGGACAAAATTCCTGGTGTTGCTCTCCATGCTCAACTAGTTAGGCAACTCTTAGGGATAGTGCTGGATCGTGATCCCCTTGTTTGGTACTGGCCAGAATGGGGAGAGTTGCTCTGGATATGGGTAGCTGCTTTCACAGGGGGAGCCATTGCCTGGCGATTTCGCCATCCAATCTTGATCGGGTCGTTGGGGGCAGGGACGATCGCTGGCATTATCGGCACTGCTGTGGTTGGGTTCAGCATGGCTGGATGGATTCCAGTCGTTTCTCCCATGTTGGCTCTAGTGCTCACTACAGGCAGTGTCATTGCCTATCGATCGTTTTATGAAACATTTTACGACTCCTTGTCTGGACTTCCAAACCGCACATTGCTGCTAAATCTGCTGCGAAAGAAGTTTGCAGCCAAACACCACGCACCAATTGCCATTCTGTTTTTAGGTCTTGATCGGTTTGAAGTTATTCATAACAGCTTGGGACATCAAGCCAGTGATCAGCTAATTGTCGAAGTGACTCGTCGTCTGGGGAATTTGAATCGTGCCCACATCCTAGCTCGCATTGGCAACGATGAGTTTGTCATGGTGCTAGAAGCTCTAACCGATGTGGATGAACCCATCCGTACTGCGGAGCACCTGCACCAATCGATGGCAGCACCCTTTGTGGTCAATGACCAACCAGTGTTTACTGGCATCAGCATTGGCATCGCCCTTAGCCAGCCAGGTAGTGACAATCACCCTGAAGACTTGTTGCGAGATGCTCACACGGCTATGAATCGAGCACGGCAGTTGGGTAGCGATCGCCACGAAGTATTTGCGGCTGGCATGAGAGTTCAGATTGTGCGTCAGTTGCAACTAGAAACTGACTTGCGCCATGCGATCGAGCACCGACAGTTCCAACTGTACTATCAACCCATCATTGCCCTAGATACTCACCGTCTAGCAGGCTTTGAAGCTCTAATTCGGTGGCACCATCCCCAGCACGGCTTTGTTTCACCATCAGAATTTATTCCAGTATCTGAGGAAACTGGGTTAATCATTCCGCTAGGGCAATGGACTTTGCGAGAAGCCGGCCAACAGCTCAAAACTTGGCAGCAGCAATTTCCGCTGTTGCCATTGACCATCAGCGTCAACCTGTCTAGTCAGCAATTGAATCAACCCAACTTGGTGGGTCAAGTTGAAGACATTCTGCATCAAGTAGGGATTAATGGCCAAGGCTTAAAGCTGGAAATTACAGAGAGCGCAGCCATGAATGATGCTGAAGCTACAATCGAACTGCTCCAGCGTTTGAAAGACCTCAACCTGCACCTTTGCATTGACGACTTTGGTACAGGCTACTCATCCCTCAGCTACTTGCATAAATTCCCTGTGGATACCCTAAAGATTGATCGATCGTTCATCAGCCAAATGGGGGAGGATGGTAAAGATGACACAGCGATTGTTCAAACGATTCTGGTATTGGGCCACTCGCTAGGAATGGATGTAGTGGCCGAGGGTGTAGAAACCCCAGCTCAACAGCAAATTCTCCAACGATTGGGTTGTGATTACGGGCAGGGTTACCTATTCTCTAAACCATTGGACAGTACAGCGGCAACCCAACTACTAGCTGAACATGCACATCAGCAGGCTAATTGGCCCGATCGTTCAAAATCTAGCAACAAAACCAACAGTCATTAACAGAACTACTGATGAGTTGGCTATTACCCATAGCCCATGGCTTCCTCTCGATGTTTGAGCAATGTAGACTCACTCAGGGTTGTTTGCAGATGGCTCCAGGGCAAAACGCTATCGATTGCCCAGTCTTGGTGGACATAGTAGTGAAGATCGGGCAGTTGTCCCCGCAGGTCTTTGAACGCGCGGCGATAGCTACCCAGGGAATCGCCGTAGTGACGGGTGAGTTCTAGTAAGGGGGCAAGGCGACGATCGCCCCTAGACAACAGCGCTTGAATCACTGACCAATTATAGCTTTCAGGTCGCACGTCAATGCCGTGGGGACGCAACTGCTTTTGCAAGAGTTGCAGACGTTTCTCTGCTTGGGGATTCACACCAAACCATTGGAAAGGGGTGTGAGCTTTGGGGACGAAGGTGCTACATCCCCAGGTGAAGTGCAAGCCCGGAGCTGCTTTTTTCAGAGTGCGTAACAGGCTAACGGTATCATCCAGGTCGTCAGCAGTTTCGCTGGGGATGCCCACCATGCCATAGAACTTAATGCCGCTGAGGCCACCTGCCTTAGCATTAACGGCGGCTTGTAAAATCTGCTCATTCTCTAGCTTTTTGTTAATCACCCGGCGTAGGCGATCGGATCCAGTTTCCACAGCGATCGTGATGGACTTGGTATCATGATGGACTAGCGATCGGGCTAATTTTTCAGTCACTGTACTGGTGCGAACCGAAGCAATGCTCAAGCGCACGGAATCAAATCGAGGCTGATTCAGATAATCCAGCAGGGCATCAAATTCTGGATGTTGTGTTACAGAAGCACCTAATAGGCCCAGGCGATCAGTTACTTGCATCCCCCGTTCAATGGCTGGAATTAAGGATGCTTCCACACTGGCAGCGCGGAAAGGCAAGGTTAGGTAACTGGCTAGACAAAATCGACATAGTTCAGGGCAACTACGCACAACCTCTACCATAAAGATGTTCTCCCAAGCTGCCTTCTCGGTGACGACAGTAGAGGCTGCCAGGATATTGCCTCGATAGGTTTGCTTTTCTACCTGTGCTGGAATGCTGCTGTCGATCGGTGTAATGGATTGAATTCCACCATCAGCACTGATATAGGTCACCTGGTATAGCCTAGGAACATAAATGCCAGGAACCATAGCTAGGTGACGCAGTTGAGCGTCGCGATCGGCCCCACGTACCTCCTGATAAGCGGTTACAAACGCATCGAGCAGCAGTTCACCGTCCCCCAACAGTACCACGTCAAAAAACTCAGCAAAGGGTTCTGGGTTAGCTGTCAACACTGGGCCTCCACCAAACACTAGGGGATGCTCATGGGTACGGGCAGCAGAGCGTAAGGGAATATCTAGAGTCTCCAACATGCCCAGAATATTAACGTAGTCTAGCTCCCAAGAGACTGAAAACCCTAATAGTTCTGGCTTAGCGGGCAGTGGCTCCTGCACATCGGTAAACAGACGACTGACGTGCAGGTGCGATCGACTGGCCAGGGTTGCCCACACGACTTGATAGCCGAGACTCGTGATCCCTACGCTATATTCGTTAGGAAAGGCATAAATGACTGGGATCGCTTCTGCTGTTGGGATAGCAGGAGTAAACAAAAGCCGTTCTGCTGCAAATGCACTAGCCGTCATGACATCATCTCAAATTCTACCCAAGTTACGTTTCTCAGCAGCTTGCATCCCAAGGGGAACGTCAGTGCAGGTAATGCTTAACAACATTATGAAAAAAACTGCCTGCAAATCTAGGGTTATCACTTCGGACGTTGGCTGCGACGACGAGGAACATTAGCCCAGTCATCAGGCTGAGAGTCATAGCGGCGAGTGGAAGAACGACGAGCTGAAGGTGGGGATCGGCGTGCCGATAACGGTGGCTCACGATCGTAGTCCTCAGTGCTGTAGTGATCGTAGCCACTATCTTGATCATACTCATCTAGAGTATCTAGACCATAGTCGTACTGATTTCTAGATCGATTGCTTGTACCATAGCGGTCGTAGTCACTATCTTGAGCATATTCATCCAGATCATCGCTATACAAATCACCAGCCTGGTCGTCATAGCCTTGATCATAGCGTCGGTCGTCATTTCGGCGTGATCGGCGCTGCTTGCCGGGCTTTGACAATTGCTGACTAACCGACTCAAACATATCTCGATTCAGGTAAGGATAATCACTCACCCACACGCGCAAACTCGGAATGTAAACATCAGTAACCTTGGCAATGCGAGACAAGTCAGGTTGATTAGACAGCACTACCATCTCTGCCACTTGCCCCGGTGCAATCCGCTGGTGTTCCCGTTGCAAGCTAGCCTGTAGCTGTTTGGTAAAACCAGTTTCATCCCCTACTTCTAAATTGATGCGCCGCTCTCGATTTTCCACGATCACTAGTTCACCGCGATCGTTGACAGTTTCCTCTGTACTGATCAACTCTTCAGATACAAACACATCTAGCACCTTTCCCCGCCAAAACCCCCCGTAGGGATACTTGCGGTACTTTGCATTGCGCAGTCCTGCCCACAACACTGGCCCCCATAGCCAGTACAATCCGGCTGCAATACCTACTGGTAGTGCCAAGAACTTATACCCTCCGATCGCCAACTCCAGTATCCAAATCACCACTACACTGACAACCGAAATCAACAACCGCTGGAGAAAATCGGGAAATTTACCCCAATAGTAGCGATACTGTTCAGCCGTGGCTGCTATAGGAATGAGTTGCTCTAGCTTTTGTCGAGTTAATGGAACCAGCATAAGGGGAAAAAATTGAGATAGCTCTCAGTCCATTAAATACCAATCACGTACTTCCGCCATTCTTGATGAACTCCACTCTTCACATGCTTTGTTACTTCAAAGTATAGGCTGCTGTAGGGACGGCGAGGTTGACTACGCAGGGGCATACCAGCCTCCTTGGGTGTGCGACTACCCTTCTTCACATTGCAGCGTACACAGGCTGTGACGATGTTTTCCCAACTATCATCGCCCCCCCGCGATCGAGGGGTAACGTGGTCGAGTGTCAAATCTTCCCCAGTATATCCACAGTATTGACAAGAATGATTGTCGCGATGCAGAATATTGCGGCGGGTTAGGGGAATTTCCTTGTAGGGAACACGCACATAGTGACGCAAGCGAATCACCGTTGGCAGCGGAAACCCAGTGTATACGCATTTGCCATTGTGTTCGACTTGCTCAGCTTTTCCCTTTAGCAATAAAACTACTGCCCGTCGCCAACTTGTAATGTTTAGCGGTTCGTAGGAAGCATTAAGCACTAGAACCTTGCTCATTAATAATTTCTTAATGAAAAAGAGCGTGTTGCTACTGATGGTAGCACAGACAAGTCATAGGAATTTGCTGCTCCCTATAACGCTACAGATTTACTGAAGATTTCGGTTAGAGCATTTTTACTAGAGAGATGCGGATAAGCACTTCAGCAGTCGGTGCCTCTGGATGGCATTTCCCTAAGGCGGTGAGAAAATGCTATGCTAGTGCTTGACCCGGACCCATGCGATCGTAACGCCTAAACCTTGTCAGGACCGGAAGGTAGCAGCAATACGGGATGCTTGTGATAGGCGTGGATTCCGGGTCTCCTGAATGAGCTAGTGATGTTGGCAGTAAGCAATTAGCAAAACCCTGATGGAAGTGCGATGGCAGACTTTGGAAGTATTTTGCAGAAGGCAGTTTATCTCGGTGTTGGCTTGGCCTCATACGCTGGTGAAAAAGCAGGCAGTACACTCCAAGAGCTGCGGCAACAGGCCCAGCGACTGGCTGATGAACTGGTGACTCGTGGTGAGATGACAGCTGAGGAGGCTCGGCGGTTTGTGGACGACATGATGGGACGTGCTCAGGAGGTTGTAGATGCCTCTGACGACGAACAAAAACCTAAGCAACCTCGCAAAATTGAAATCTTAGATGAAGATGATGCTCAGTCAGATGCAGCGGCTGAGGTTGAAGCTCTCCGCAAGCAAATGCAAGCCCTGCAAGACGAGCTAAATCGCCTTAAGCAGCAGTAGTGATGGTCTAGTTGTGGTTAAGCCATGGATGATTGGTTACGGGATACGTTTAGGCTAATTGGGGCGATCGGCACTGAAGTGGAGAGAGTTCTGGCTGACATTTCCCAGGATGTGGAACAAGTAGCCGAGTCATTTTTGCAAGCGTCAGAATACTGGGTAGATCACTTGGAAAAAACCATGTCTGCTGACATTGATCGCCTGTTGATGACCATAGACCAGTCACTTGTTGACCTTGCTGAACCAATCGCCACGCTGTTGAATGAGCTGGAAGAAGCTGCAAACAATACAACTGAGCCGATCGTCCAAATCATGGAGCCAATGATGCAAAATCATCCGGCTTGTGTTGGTTGCCGTCACTATCATGGTCAGGTTTACGGAGGCAACCTGCTGGTTTGTGCCATGCACCCCTATGGCTGGGATGCTTCT
Proteins encoded:
- a CDS encoding EAL domain-containing protein, whose protein sequence is MIAAKRSQAGMLTIAPAALVASLLVTGVTVAVRAWGGLQPWELAVYDMLSRLYSPKSFDPRLLVVAITEADIQGENRWPLSDQTLARVIARLQHYQPRVIGLDLHRNVPQPPGTDALQQQLQAKNLFTIEKLGDPRQDGIPAPPGFPKARVGFNDFLRDPDNVVRRNLLYAYQGDQQFYSLSLRLALAYLAQHGHTLSVTPNTLAIGQVNFRLLEKQSGGYHNLEAIGYQIMITPPKTIIREVTVTQVLTGDVNPAWIRDKIVLIGSTAPSLKDLFQTSYSNRSDQDEDKIPGVALHAQLVRQLLGIVLDRDPLVWYWPEWGELLWIWVAAFTGGAIAWRFRHPILIGSLGAGTIAGIIGTAVVGFSMAGWIPVVSPMLALVLTTGSVIAYRSFYETFYDSLSGLPNRTLLLNLLRKKFAAKHHAPIAILFLGLDRFEVIHNSLGHQASDQLIVEVTRRLGNLNRAHILARIGNDEFVMVLEALTDVDEPIRTAEHLHQSMAAPFVVNDQPVFTGISIGIALSQPGSDNHPEDLLRDAHTAMNRARQLGSDRHEVFAAGMRVQIVRQLQLETDLRHAIEHRQFQLYYQPIIALDTHRLAGFEALIRWHHPQHGFVSPSEFIPVSEETGLIIPLGQWTLREAGQQLKTWQQQFPLLPLTISVNLSSQQLNQPNLVGQVEDILHQVGINGQGLKLEITESAAMNDAEATIELLQRLKDLNLHLCIDDFGTGYSSLSYLHKFPVDTLKIDRSFISQMGEDGKDDTAIVQTILVLGHSLGMDVVAEGVETPAQQQILQRLGCDYGQGYLFSKPLDSTAATQLLAEHAHQQANWPDRSKSSNKTNSH
- a CDS encoding HNH endonuclease, encoding MSKVLVLNASYEPLNITSWRRAVVLLLKGKAEQVEHNGKCVYTGFPLPTVIRLRHYVRVPYKEIPLTRRNILHRDNHSCQYCGYTGEDLTLDHVTPRSRGGDDSWENIVTACVRCNVKKGSRTPKEAGMPLRSQPRRPYSSLYFEVTKHVKSGVHQEWRKYVIGI
- a CDS encoding apolipoprotein A1/A4/E family protein, producing MDDWLRDTFRLIGAIGTEVERVLADISQDVEQVAESFLQASEYWVDHLEKTMSADIDRLLMTIDQSLVDLAEPIATLLNELEEAANNTTEPIVQIMEPMMQNHPACVGCRHYHGQVYGGNLLVCAMHPYGWDASAHCPDWESFWTN
- a CDS encoding B12-binding domain-containing radical SAM protein codes for the protein MTASAFAAERLLFTPAIPTAEAIPVIYAFPNEYSVGITSLGYQVVWATLASRSHLHVSRLFTDVQEPLPAKPELLGFSVSWELDYVNILGMLETLDIPLRSAARTHEHPLVFGGGPVLTANPEPFAEFFDVVLLGDGELLLDAFVTAYQEVRGADRDAQLRHLAMVPGIYVPRLYQVTYISADGGIQSITPIDSSIPAQVEKQTYRGNILAASTVVTEKAAWENIFMVEVVRSCPELCRFCLASYLTLPFRAASVEASLIPAIERGMQVTDRLGLLGASVTQHPEFDALLDYLNQPRFDSVRLSIASVRTSTVTEKLARSLVHHDTKSITIAVETGSDRLRRVINKKLENEQILQAAVNAKAGGLSGIKFYGMVGIPSETADDLDDTVSLLRTLKKAAPGLHFTWGCSTFVPKAHTPFQWFGVNPQAEKRLQLLQKQLRPHGIDVRPESYNWSVIQALLSRGDRRLAPLLELTRHYGDSLGSYRRAFKDLRGQLPDLHYYVHQDWAIDSVLPWSHLQTTLSESTLLKHREEAMGYG